CACTTTCGTCTGATTCAGTTTCAGAGTCATCGAGTACTTCGACATCAATCACTGCAGATGACTGGCCATCAGGAATGGAAATCGTTCCGGAGAGTATATCATAGTCAGTTCCTGGTTCTGCTGTTCCGGCAACGGTATAGTTGATGTCGGTCGTGGTGGTAACGGCTTCGGTCAAATTAACTGTGAATTGGCCGTTGGTATCCGGTTCAGCAGCAGTGGCGGTTGTAGCCGTAATAGTAGCAACATTATTATCGAAGCCAGGCGTAACGGTGACAGTGGCGTCATCATCTTCATTGGTAGAGCTATTGTTGGGCGTGGAATCGGGGTCTAGTTGATCGGAATTAGAAATTTCAGCGGAGTTGATATAGGCATCTGAGTCGAGGTTTGTGCTGGCGGTCAGAATCTCGATCCCTTTAATAGCTGGATTTTGAATATTATGAATCAATTCCAAATTTAGTGTTCCGTCATCAATTTTAAAAGTATCGGAGAGCACAAAACCGGTGTTAAATCCCGCGATCGCGTACGGATCGATGTCGTCAAAGGTAGCAGGAACAACTCCCTCTACTGCAACATCAAATACCCGCTCGTCAGCGCTAGTAATACCGTCGAAGATTTCTGCAAAGTAGAGGCGGACTTCAACTTCACTACCCGGATCAACAGCAAACGCCCACTGCATTTCGTCGCCATCATTTGGTGAGCCACTATCCCAGCGCTCTTGCTGGAAGATCGCTTCCGGGGTTCCTAAGGGAACACTGGGGTTAAACGCGATCGCGGAATCTGTCGCAAACGTGGAGTTACTGCCAGCATTGCTAAGAAAGGGACTATTATCTGAGGCAAGGTCTTGTGACCAGTCAAGATTGTCATCTGTTGCTTCAATTAAGGGTCCCCCTGCATTGACACGGTACAGCACGGAAGATTCAAACGCTTCCACAACTTGGGTTGTAATTTCCAAGGTGGCACTGCCGCCATTCGGCACTGAACCAATGTCCCAAATTCCGCCGTCGGGATCATAAGTCCCATTACCTGTATCACTGACATAATTAAAGCCTTCTGGCAAAGAATCGATGACTGAAACACTTGTTGCCTCATCAGGTCCGGTATTATCGACGGTCAACGTAAAGGTAACTGGGTCGCCAATATTAGGGGAATTATTATCCACTGTTTTCGCTAGTTCCAAGTCAGCCTCTTGTCCGGTCGCTGTCACTTCAATCCCACCAAAGACAGCTTGGAAGGTATCTGCCGGATCCTGACTGCGATTTGTTGAGAAAAGACCTAGCGCCAAACCACTCGCCTGGTTCTGAACCTGATAATTGCCTTGAATGGCATCCAGAACAGTGGTTCCTGTTAGGTCAATTGGACCTCCAGTAACAGTATTAGTGCCATCACTGGTGCTGGTTGTATCATACGTAATCGTCGGGATGGCCTCGTTAGCATTGAGATCAATGTCTAATGCAAACGAAATGTTCGGGGTTTGGTCAGCAGGGACAGTAAACAAATCATCAGCTTGAATAAAAGACTCAGCTATGACCACATCATCGTCTTCTAACAAAATTTGGATTTCACCTTGGTTATCTTGACTCGTTGCAAGTTTGAGATAGTTACTTTGATCGCCGGTTCCCAAGTAACTGCCAATTTGTTGGAACGGTCCTGTAAAGCTAGTACTAGGATTAATGATATCCCACTGAACGGTCAACGTATCGACAAAGGGACTAATGGTTAAACCGGTGTGGAAAAGATACTCGCCGTTATTGAAAGTTTCAAGCGCATCGCCATTGGAAACATTTTCCACTACGGTTGTCCCACCACCGGCGGCGGTAATAAACTTAACATTATCCAGTTTAATATCTTGATCTTCTAGACTAGAAGGCTCTTGGAAAAATGCCTCAAAATCAGTTTCCCCGTCGATCATCACCCCGGTTAGGCCGCCACCATAGCCATCAGGTCCGGGTAAATTATTATCTTGGTTGGCATCAAAGTCCCATAGCAATTCCTCACCAGGGTTGATCACGACCGATCCACCATTGGTTCCATCGCGAATAAAGGGATCTTCAACGTTGAGAAGGCCATCATCATCAAAGTCATCGTCATCGGGGGTTGGACCAGTCGGGGCAAAGACTTTGATAAAATCACCGCCAATTTCCGCTACCCAGATGGTCCCGTTAGGTCCTTCAATGACATCTAAGGGCTGCGTAAAGCCGCCAACTAGGGGAAACACTCCGTCTGAATCAATCGTCTCATCATCTGTAGTTCCCAATTCCCCATCATCCCCGGGATCAATTAGGGGAACTAGTTCTGTACCGGCATCATTAAGATTCAGAAGAGTCAAATTACCGTTAGTTAATTGAGCCACCAGCAATGATCCGGCCAGTGCACCATCAAAAACAGTACTGGTATATTCAGTTAGACCATTACTTGAAGAACCCAGAGTAACAATGGCATTAGACTCGCTAGAACCAAACGGGACCCGAATCCCGCTCTCAAGCAGTCGTGCTGCATCGTCAGTAAATTTACTCGGATCAATAATAAAGCCCCCTGGGATATTGACACCTGTTGGTACCTGTGCAGACAAGTCATCGACAGAGTTAACTGACAAATCAGGATCAGGTTCTGCGTTGTCATTGAACGCCGTCCAGGCAAGATCTTGATTTGAGCGAGCCGGGGCGGGGTGACCATAATTCACACCATCTTCGATTAAAAATAGCGGTTCTGGATCCCCAGTTCCACCATCATTAGGAGTGTTGGTAGGTGGTAAACCGCTCTCGTCGGTGGGAACGCCATTTACATCTAATGGGTTGCCGCCAAGGTTCCCATTAGAACCATTATCGACCGTTAAGAGCTGACCGTTTTCTCTGAGAACAAGATCATAATTATTCCGGAAGCCATCGGCATAAATCCTAAACGGTGCATCGGCCGGTAAAATGGCCATATTCAAACCATCATTCCCGCCAAAGGGACCATTTTCATCTAAGCCGTTAGCATCTTCTCCGACACCATCTGTTACATTCTCGATATTTGGGTCGTCTAAAGTGGGGATATCGTAAATATAATCCCTGGCAACTGCGTTCACGCCGCCCGATCCATCGGGAATTTTACCGC
This genomic window from Cyanobacteria bacterium GSL.Bin1 contains:
- a CDS encoding DUF11 domain-containing protein, which codes for MAVIGFSEIGAFKGISGGPNVITNPTSIQFGPDGRLYVSEQNGSINAFEVAVDGNGQYIATAHEELLLPNGGGVVKSIMNHNDNGINNPLLTNRQVTGIVVTGTAQNPVLYISSSDPRIAKDNDSNLDTNSGVLTKASWNGSNWEAVDLIRGLPRSEENHSVNGMVLSEDETKLYLAVGGNTNNGAPSQFFTYTGEYALSGTVLEIDLADLDSRLVLSDDDGGKIPDGSGGVNAVARDYIYDIPTLDDPNIENVTDGVGEDANGLDENGPFGGNDGLNMAILPADAPFRIYADGFRNNYDLVLRENGQLLTVDNGSNGNLGGNPLDVNGVPTDESGLPPTNTPNDGGTGDPEPLFLIEDGVNYGHPAPARSNQDLAWTAFNDNAEPDPDLSVNSVDDLSAQVPTGVNIPGGFIIDPSKFTDDAARLLESGIRVPFGSSESNAIVTLGSSSNGLTEYTSTVFDGALAGSLLVAQLTNGNLTLLNLNDAGTELVPLIDPGDDGELGTTDDETIDSDGVFPLVGGFTQPLDVIEGPNGTIWVAEIGGDFIKVFAPTGPTPDDDDFDDDGLLNVEDPFIRDGTNGGSVVINPGEELLWDFDANQDNNLPGPDGYGGGLTGVMIDGETDFEAFFQEPSSLEDQDIKLDNVKFITAAGGGTTVVENVSNGDALETFNNGEYLFHTGLTISPFVDTLTVQWDIINPSTSFTGPFQQIGSYLGTGDQSNYLKLATSQDNQGEIQILLEDDDVVIAESFIQADDLFTVPADQTPNISFALDIDLNANEAIPTITYDTTSTSDGTNTVTGGPIDLTGTTVLDAIQGNYQVQNQASGLALGLFSTNRSQDPADTFQAVFGGIEVTATGQEADLELAKTVDNNSPNIGDPVTFTLTVDNTGPDEATSVSVIDSLPEGFNYVSDTGNGTYDPDGGIWDIGSVPNGGSATLEITTQVVEAFESSVLYRVNAGGPLIEATDDNLDWSQDLASDNSPFLSNAGSNSTFATDSAIAFNPSVPLGTPEAIFQQERWDSGSPNDGDEMQWAFAVDPGSEVEVRLYFAEIFDGITSADERVFDVAVEGVVPATFDDIDPYAIAGFNTGFVLSDTFKIDDGTLNLELIHNIQNPAIKGIEILTASTNLDSDAYINSAEISNSDQLDPDSTPNNSSTNEDDDATVTVTPGFDNNVATITATTATAAEPDTNGQFTVNLTEAVTTTTDINYTVAGTAEPGTDYDILSGTISIPDGQSSAVIDVEVLDDSETESDESVEVTLTEATGDVVIGSPNKATVIISDDDEQPNEVSITAALDASEPSSDGQFQVSLNTAAATETIIDYTVGGTATAGTDYETLSGTVTITEGQLSADIDVTVLDDSEIEEDETVVVTLTEVTGDANLQLGATTEATVNISDNDPATPTVSIVGGPYTVTEGNSVQVSLLSDVTVPSDETVEVTFQIVPGTATPQDDYAYDSTTTSFDEQTGVYTDTVSIAGSSSDATFFIEALQDTLSEGNEAFTVEITEVSSNAQIGTTDSTSVTIEDDDPTNEAVLYRVNAGGPEITAIDGGLAWTADTSANNSSFLAEAGSNNTASFSAVEPGATVADTTPGAIFDTERWDKPTAPEMSWEFAVPEDGSYEVRLFMGNGFSGTDQPGERIFDVELEGSIPSNLDDLDLSGQFGDEVGAMITNTVNVTDGALNIEFLHGVENPLINGIEILQLEATGNTSPIAVDDSVSTDEDTPLTITVLANDSDADSDVLTIESFETSSTIGEVTLNPDNSFSYDPNGQFEALNDGETDTDSFTYTLSDGNGGTDTATVNVTIDGVNESTNETLLYRVNAGGPEIAAIDGGIAWTADTTTNNSPFLAEAGSNRTASFSAVEPGPTVADTTPGAIFDTERWDSAAAPEMSWEFDVPTAGSYEVRLFMGNGFSGTDQPGERIFDVELEGSIPSNLDNLDLSGQFGDEVGTMITNTVNVTDGALNIDFLHGVENPLINGIEILQL